Proteins encoded within one genomic window of Bos indicus x Bos taurus breed Angus x Brahman F1 hybrid chromosome 18, Bos_hybrid_MaternalHap_v2.0, whole genome shotgun sequence:
- the LOC113875857 gene encoding orphan sodium- and chloride-dependent neurotransmitter transporter NTT5-like, with the protein MTTVNEDTESQEEKSQLSVPSTSISLTATTSAYQLVSEIPTEESQKFDLSAHVWSDEDNEDILETPNKDGPKYEAPHERPIWANKTEYLLAQVGFSVGLSTIWRFPYLCFHNGGGSFLIIYILMMFLVGIPLLFLEMAAGQRMRQGSIGVWKVISPWIGGVGYTSFMVCIIVGLYYSVLMAWNLFYLVQSFQSPLPWLLCPLSKNSSIDSECARTSPTTYFWYRKVLKATDEIEIDGKPVMHLSASVLVIWLIICISMIKGPKSTGKPLILLYRLLPLLNFSL; encoded by the exons ATGACAACTGTTAATGAAGACACGGAGTCTCAGGAAGAGAAATCTCAGCTGTCTGTACCTTCAACTTCCATATCCCTCACTGCTACTACCTCAGCTTACCAGTTAGTGTCCGAGATACCTACTGAGGAGAGCCAGAAGTTTGACCTGTCAGCACATGTTTGGTCTGATGAAGATAATGAAGACATACTGGAGACCCCAAACAAAGATGGGCCAAAGTATGAAGCTCCCCATGAACGGCCAATCTGGGCCAATAAAACTGAGTATCTCCTGGCCCAGGTGGGCTTCTCTGTGGGGCTGAGCACCATCTGGCGCTTTCCTTATCTGTGTTTTCACAATGGAGGTG GCAGTTTTCTCATCATCTACATCCTGATGATGTTTTTGGTTGGGattcctctcctcttcctggaGATGGCAGCTGGTCAGAGGATGCGTCAGGGCAGCATTGGTGTGTGGAAGGTCATCAGCCCCTGGATTGGTGGTGTAGGGTATACAAGCTTCATG GTGTGCATCATCGTGGGCTTGTACTACAGTGTGCTCATGGCATGGAATCTCTTCTATTTGGTTCAGTCTTTCCAGTCTCCACTACCTTGGTTATTGTGCCCCCTATCAAAGAATTCCAGTATTG ATTCTGAATGCGCACGGACCAGCCCCACCACATACTTCTGGTACCGGAAGGTATTGAAGGCCACAGATGAAATTGAGATAGATGGGAAACCAGTCATGCATTTGAGTGCCTCTGTCCTTGTGATCTGGTTAATCATCTGCATCTCCATGATCAAAGGGCCAAAGTCCACTGGGAAG CCTTTGATCTTACTCTACAGACTTCTGCCTCTGCTGAACTTTTCTTTGTGA
- the LOC113876210 gene encoding orphan sodium- and chloride-dependent neurotransmitter transporter NTT5-like, translating to MLYISVLLPYIILFSLLIRSLTMKGAYFGLKNLLAAKVPALYSVEVWRRTGNQLFLSLGPGFGSFTAISSYIPRSNNCVIDAYAVAFLNLLVSLTTTVFVFAVMGHLATKNNEKCYLMNAEKVMDLVTAQVLPPEAHPPDSLYHDPSAIYPKWLNNLPEHIKSRILPNLTDCDLSKELNKVMIGPGVVIVTFSDIVSLFSGPTFWSIVTFLLLVNLGLSTVIGIIQGIITPLQDTFSSLREHSKLLTVGVCVPMFLGSLLFVRPSGSYYVNLLDDYWVSLPLFFIVILETIAMAWIYGARSHMR from the exons ATGCTGTATATCTCAGTACTCCTTCCCTACAtcatccttttctctcttcttatccGGAGTCTCACGATGAAAGGCGCATATTTTGGCCTCAAGAATTTGTTGGCTGCCAAG GTACCAGCCCTGTACTCTGTGGAAGTGTGGCGCCGAACAGGAAACCAGCTCTTTTTGTCCTTGGGCCCCGGCTTTGGCAGCTTCACAGCAATCAGCTCGTATATCCCTCGGTCCAATAACTGTGTCATTGATGCCTATGCTGTGGCTTTTCTCAACTTGCTTGTTTCACTGACTACCACAGTGTTTGTATTTGCTGTAATGGGCCACTTGGCCACAAAAAACAACGAAAAATGTTACTTGAT GAATGCTGAAAAAGTGATGGACCTGGTCACTGCCCAGGTCCTGCCGCCTGAGGCCCACCCTCCAGACAGTCTGTACCATGATCCGAGCGCCATCTACCCCAAGTGGCTCAACAACCTCCCTGAACACATCAAAAGCAGAATCCTACCCAATTTGACCGATTGCGACTTATCTAAGGAATTGAATAAG GTTATGATCGGTCCAGGTGTGGTCATTGTGACGTTTAGTGACATCGTCTCTTTGTTTTCTGGACCCACCTTCTGGTCCATCGTTACCTTCCTGTTGCTGGTGAACCTGGGGCTGAGCACTGTGATAGGAATCATACAAGGCATCATCACTCCTCTCCAGGATACCTTCTCTTCCCTCAGGGAGCATTCAAAGCTGCTCACAG TGGGTGTCTGTGTGCCTATGTTCCTGGGCAGCCTCCTTTTTGTGAGGCCCTCCGGCAGCTACTATGTGAACCTGCTGGATGACTACTGGGTATCTCTGCCCCTTTTCTTCATCGTCATCTTGGAGACCATCGCCATGGCCTGGATCTATGGGGCCAGGAG